A region from the Serinibacter arcticus genome encodes:
- a CDS encoding glycosyltransferase: MDQKSPNWCTRVVSVPAGHPYVKSLGIDGDGVLRPPDPLPDPAEPTRWWPPVVLDASWIRANADTFDVLHVHFGTESLPPGRLAAALDALAEVGRPLVHTVHDLTNPQLTDQAAHEADLALLLARADAVITLTDGAAAEIERRWGRTAVVVPHPAIVAVDAATPRGRPSEAITVGVHLRDLRPGIDGVGAVRTLLAGLDALRDAGVVAVGRVVVNDRVREPAILAEITTLVTGRDDVALEVRARVSDADLEAEVADLDVALLPYRHGTHSGWVELCHDLGVGVVGPVAGQWHRQHPEEFVPLTMGDGASCAAAVVDAVAGGARPGSAERRDLVARRAAARAVERVAVARAHAAVYAGVLAPSGARA; the protein is encoded by the coding sequence GTGGATCAGAAATCCCCGAACTGGTGTACGAGAGTCGTCTCCGTCCCTGCGGGCCACCCCTACGTGAAGTCCCTCGGGATCGACGGCGACGGCGTCCTCCGCCCGCCCGACCCCCTGCCCGATCCGGCCGAGCCCACCCGCTGGTGGCCGCCCGTGGTGCTCGACGCGAGCTGGATCCGGGCCAACGCCGACACCTTCGACGTCCTGCACGTGCACTTCGGGACCGAGTCCCTCCCTCCCGGCCGGCTCGCCGCCGCCCTCGACGCCCTGGCGGAGGTGGGCCGTCCGCTCGTGCACACCGTGCACGACCTGACCAACCCGCAGCTGACCGACCAGGCCGCCCACGAGGCCGACCTCGCGCTCCTGCTCGCCCGCGCCGACGCCGTGATCACGCTGACCGACGGCGCCGCCGCCGAGATCGAGCGGCGCTGGGGCCGCACCGCCGTCGTCGTGCCGCACCCGGCGATCGTCGCCGTCGACGCGGCCACCCCCCGGGGACGCCCGTCCGAGGCGATCACCGTCGGCGTCCACCTGCGGGACCTGCGCCCCGGGATCGACGGCGTCGGCGCCGTCCGGACGCTGCTCGCGGGGCTGGACGCGCTCCGCGACGCGGGCGTGGTCGCCGTCGGCCGCGTGGTCGTGAACGACCGCGTGCGCGAACCGGCGATCCTCGCGGAGATCACGACCCTCGTCACCGGGCGCGACGACGTCGCGCTCGAGGTGCGGGCCCGCGTCTCGGACGCCGACCTCGAGGCCGAGGTGGCCGACCTCGACGTCGCCCTGCTCCCCTACCGCCACGGCACCCACTCCGGCTGGGTCGAGCTGTGCCACGACCTGGGCGTCGGGGTCGTCGGACCGGTCGCCGGCCAGTGGCACCGCCAGCACCCGGAGGAGTTCGTCCCGCTGACGATGGGCGACGGCGCCTCGTGTGCGGCCGCCGTTGTCGACGCCGTCGCGGGCGGCGCCCGACCGGGCAGCGCCGAACGGCGCGACCTCGTGGCGCGGCGGGCGGCCGCGCGCGCCGTCGAGCGCGTCGCCGTCGCCCGGGCTCACGCGGCCGTCTACGCCGGGGTGCTCGCGCCGTCGGGAGCCCGCGCGTGA
- a CDS encoding glycosyltransferase family 1 protein translates to MTALALLHLDDAGHGVDRYARTVAAAVARLDPAFPLLRWTPDVALPPRVHLHFTDRLWGADAEEAAGRIEALAARSHLTVTLHDVPQDSDGPGRLPRRLACYRRVVAAAAAVVVNSEHERRLLREAFGSELDVTVIPLPVPGALPAPTAWASDGSVAVLGFFYPGKGHREAVDAVAALGLDPSPPVVALGRASAGHEGELAELVEHARRHGVRLESTGFLSDADLVARSRAVAVPVVAHQHVSASGSLTDWIAAGRRPLVVDSPYFREMAELRPGTTTPITLEGLSTAIAHALAHPDTTWQDASAVTRPDLDDTARAYLDLWRSR, encoded by the coding sequence GTGACGGCGCTCGCACTCCTCCACCTCGACGACGCCGGTCACGGGGTGGACCGCTACGCCCGGACGGTGGCCGCCGCCGTCGCGCGCCTCGACCCTGCGTTCCCGCTGCTGCGGTGGACGCCCGACGTTGCGCTGCCGCCCCGCGTCCACCTGCACTTCACCGACCGCCTGTGGGGGGCCGACGCCGAGGAGGCCGCCGGTCGCATCGAGGCCCTGGCCGCGCGCTCCCACCTCACCGTGACGCTGCACGACGTGCCGCAGGACTCCGACGGGCCGGGGCGGCTGCCCCGGCGGCTGGCCTGCTACCGCCGGGTCGTCGCGGCCGCGGCAGCGGTCGTGGTCAACAGCGAGCACGAGCGGCGGCTGCTGCGCGAGGCCTTCGGCTCGGAGCTCGACGTGACGGTGATCCCGCTCCCCGTGCCCGGGGCGCTCCCGGCGCCGACGGCGTGGGCCTCCGACGGGTCCGTGGCGGTGCTCGGCTTCTTCTACCCGGGCAAGGGGCACCGCGAGGCGGTCGACGCCGTGGCGGCGCTCGGGCTCGACCCCTCGCCGCCGGTCGTCGCCCTCGGCCGCGCCTCCGCGGGCCACGAGGGCGAGCTGGCCGAGCTCGTCGAGCACGCCCGCCGGCACGGGGTGCGGCTGGAGAGCACGGGCTTCCTGAGCGACGCCGACCTCGTCGCGCGCAGCCGCGCCGTCGCCGTCCCCGTCGTCGCGCACCAGCACGTGTCCGCCTCCGGGTCCCTCACGGACTGGATCGCCGCGGGGCGCCGCCCCCTCGTGGTGGACTCGCCCTACTTCCGCGAGATGGCCGAGCTCCGACCCGGGACGACGACGCCGATCACCCTCGAGGGCCTGTCCACGGCGATCGCGCACGCGCTCGCGCACCCGGACACGACCTGGCAGGACGCGTCCGCGGTCACGCGGCCCGATCTCGACGACACCGCGCGCGCCTACCTGGACCTGTGGCGCTCGCGGTGA
- a CDS encoding epimerase — MTAPLGRVVIGGASGFIGQHLVRRYRRAGREVVTVGRSGADVSWDDDAGIARAVDGAAIVVGLAGKSVGCRYNAANRAEIFRSRLETTAALSRAIAAAAVPPPVWVNSSTATIYRHAEDRPQTESDGELGEGFSVAVAKAWEEALDADDLPGTRRVALRAAIVLGRGGALGPIRGLARTGLGGSNWDGRWPITRARRAAGTAHEFRARRGTQRFSWIHVEDLARVIDLIETTPSLEGPVNASTPNPEDNRTFMALVRRSLGVRIGPPLPRWVLEIGAMMIRTETELVLKSRWVLPEKLVAAGFTFDHPTLEGALRDVLAPRQPQPPR, encoded by the coding sequence GTGACCGCACCGCTCGGCCGCGTCGTCATCGGTGGAGCGTCCGGCTTCATCGGTCAGCACCTGGTGAGGCGCTACCGACGCGCCGGCCGCGAGGTCGTCACCGTCGGACGCTCCGGGGCCGACGTCTCGTGGGACGACGACGCCGGGATCGCGCGCGCCGTCGACGGTGCGGCGATCGTGGTCGGCCTGGCCGGCAAGAGCGTCGGGTGCCGCTACAACGCCGCCAACCGAGCCGAGATCTTCCGCTCCCGGCTGGAGACCACCGCCGCGCTGAGCCGCGCGATCGCCGCCGCCGCCGTGCCGCCGCCCGTGTGGGTCAACTCCTCGACCGCCACCATCTACCGCCACGCCGAGGATCGGCCCCAGACCGAGAGCGACGGCGAGCTCGGCGAGGGCTTCTCGGTCGCCGTCGCGAAGGCGTGGGAGGAGGCGCTGGACGCCGACGACCTGCCCGGCACCCGCCGCGTCGCGCTGCGCGCCGCGATCGTGCTCGGCCGGGGCGGCGCCCTCGGCCCGATCAGGGGCCTCGCGAGGACCGGGCTCGGCGGCTCGAACTGGGACGGTCGGTGGCCGATCACGCGCGCGCGACGCGCGGCGGGGACGGCCCACGAGTTCCGTGCTCGCCGCGGCACCCAGCGGTTCAGCTGGATCCACGTCGAGGACCTCGCCCGGGTGATCGACCTGATCGAGACGACGCCGTCGCTCGAGGGACCCGTGAACGCCTCCACCCCGAACCCCGAGGACAACCGCACCTTCATGGCGCTGGTGCGCCGCAGCCTCGGCGTCCGCATCGGCCCGCCGCTGCCGCGCTGGGTGCTCGAGATCGGCGCGATGATGATCCGCACCGAGACCGAGCTCGTGCTCAAGAGCCGCTGGGTGCTGCCCGAGAAGCTCGTGGCAGCCGGGTTCACGTTCGACCACCCGACGCTCGAGGGTGCCCTGCGGGACGTGCTCGCCCCGCGTCAGCCCCAGCCGCCGAGGTAG
- a CDS encoding GntR family transcriptional regulator produces the protein MTALRDMVLSGDLRPGERLNEVGLADALGISRAPLREAIQHLRSEGLLTAVAGRGAYVRSLTPTELEELFEVRHLLEIHALRLAAARATPQELETLRADMSERGHLFDTFPSRPQENDFHLRIARLAGNSALLAVITDVHRQTQLVRQQIADSNHAHPDRILHEHADLIEALIAGDVDRAEAILVEHLRVTMAEGMAILEGR, from the coding sequence GTGACCGCTCTGCGCGACATGGTGCTCTCAGGTGATCTCCGCCCGGGCGAACGCCTCAACGAGGTGGGCCTCGCCGACGCCCTCGGGATCAGTCGGGCTCCGTTGCGGGAAGCGATCCAGCACCTGCGGAGCGAGGGTCTGCTGACCGCCGTCGCTGGGCGCGGGGCGTACGTGCGCTCGTTGACGCCGACCGAGCTGGAGGAGCTGTTCGAGGTGCGCCACCTCCTCGAGATCCACGCCCTGCGGCTGGCCGCGGCCCGCGCCACGCCGCAGGAGCTCGAGACGCTGCGGGCCGACATGTCCGAGCGCGGCCACCTCTTCGACACGTTCCCCAGCCGTCCGCAGGAGAACGACTTCCACCTGCGGATCGCCAGGCTGGCCGGGAACTCGGCCCTGCTGGCGGTGATCACGGACGTCCACCGGCAGACGCAGCTGGTCCGCCAGCAGATCGCCGACTCCAACCACGCCCATCCCGACCGCATCCTGCACGAGCACGCCGATCTCATCGAGGCCCTGATCGCCGGCGACGTGGACCGGGCCGAGGCGATCCTGGTCGAGCACCTCCGCGTCACCATGGCCGAGGGGATGGCGATCCTCGAGGGTCGCTGA
- a CDS encoding amidase, with the protein MSTPNQLDATAVATETRAGRLSVREVAQSVLERIELRDPAVRAWSHLDPEAVLASADGLDGRETRGLLHGVPVGVKDVINTRDMPTEHHTARYVGSVPGVDAACIDTLRSAGALLVGKTVTTEFAATNTGGPTRNPHDPERTPGGSSSGSGAAVADLQVAVALGTQTGGSTIRPASFTGVYALKPTWNSISREGLKMYSATCDTLGLYARSGRDLALLADVFHLDEPDRPLPTSLAGLRVGLCRTPAWDLAEPATREALATAAGVLRDGGAEVAELELPEIFEELPTVHRRILRREGRSAFLNEHLASPDLPAFFHEMVLGTDTVDSIGWPTGTPDVADFRAAYRVADRCRALYDDVASPFDVVLTPSAPGEAPIGIGNTGSSVFNSLWTLLQVPVVNVPGLVGPAGMPIGVSIVGRRYQDRLAVACAGLLGAAVAARTDDVAPSLPAMAAFR; encoded by the coding sequence GTGAGCACCCCGAACCAGCTGGACGCCACCGCCGTCGCGACCGAGACCCGAGCGGGCCGGCTGAGCGTGCGGGAGGTGGCGCAGTCCGTCCTCGAGCGCATCGAGCTCCGCGACCCGGCCGTGCGCGCCTGGAGCCACCTCGACCCCGAAGCCGTCCTCGCGAGCGCCGATGGGCTCGACGGGCGTGAGACCCGGGGCCTCCTGCACGGCGTCCCCGTCGGGGTGAAGGACGTCATCAACACCCGTGACATGCCGACCGAGCACCACACGGCCCGGTACGTCGGAAGCGTGCCGGGGGTGGACGCCGCCTGCATCGACACCCTGCGCTCCGCGGGGGCGCTGCTGGTGGGCAAGACCGTCACCACCGAGTTCGCCGCCACCAACACCGGCGGCCCGACCCGCAACCCGCACGACCCCGAGCGCACGCCGGGCGGGTCGTCGAGCGGGTCGGGCGCGGCGGTCGCGGACCTCCAGGTAGCGGTCGCCCTCGGGACCCAGACGGGCGGGTCGACCATCCGCCCGGCGTCGTTCACCGGGGTCTACGCCCTCAAGCCGACGTGGAACAGCATCAGCCGCGAGGGACTCAAGATGTACTCGGCGACGTGCGACACCCTCGGGCTCTACGCGCGGTCGGGTCGTGACCTCGCGCTGCTCGCGGACGTGTTCCACCTCGACGAGCCCGACCGCCCCCTGCCGACCTCGCTCGCCGGGCTCCGGGTCGGGCTGTGCCGCACGCCCGCCTGGGACCTCGCGGAGCCGGCGACGCGTGAGGCGCTCGCGACGGCCGCGGGTGTCCTGCGCGACGGCGGGGCCGAGGTCGCGGAGCTGGAGCTCCCGGAGATCTTCGAGGAGCTGCCGACCGTCCATCGCCGGATCCTGCGCCGGGAGGGTCGGTCCGCCTTCCTCAACGAGCACCTGGCCAGCCCCGACCTACCGGCGTTCTTCCACGAGATGGTTCTCGGCACCGACACGGTCGACTCGATCGGCTGGCCGACCGGGACGCCCGACGTGGCCGACTTCCGGGCGGCCTACCGCGTGGCAGACCGGTGCCGTGCGCTCTACGACGACGTGGCGTCACCGTTCGACGTCGTCCTCACCCCCAGCGCCCCGGGCGAGGCGCCGATCGGCATCGGCAACACCGGCAGCTCGGTCTTCAACTCGCTCTGGACCCTGCTCCAGGTGCCCGTGGTGAACGTGCCCGGACTCGTCGGCCCCGCCGGCATGCCGATCGGGGTGTCGATCGTCGGCCGGCGCTACCAGGACCGCCTCGCCGTCGCGTGCGCCGGACTCCTGGGGGCGGCCGTCGCCGCGCGGACGGACGACGTCGCCCCCTCGCTCCCAGCGATGGCCGCGTTCCGCTGA
- a CDS encoding DUF4166 domain-containing protein, giving the protein MPSTPRSPYAAALGPAIERLHPSLQRYFATIPPGHRGVGEGVFDTAGTPRRWLWPLLRLVQPRGVVFAGWERDVPFRIVNRTVGGSAVAVRELDLPDGTWVMRDDVVRSPAGGVTDRLGSPVTLAATFDVAVDGDALVLTSRTLGVALGPLRFAAPRRLSPVVRLRESFDAASGHQRVDLAVDHPLLGRLYGYGGLFTYRIEKEIS; this is encoded by the coding sequence GTGCCCTCCACCCCGCGCTCGCCCTACGCGGCCGCCCTGGGCCCGGCGATCGAGCGGCTTCACCCCAGTCTCCAGCGCTACTTCGCGACGATCCCGCCCGGCCACCGCGGCGTCGGCGAGGGCGTCTTCGACACCGCCGGCACCCCGCGCCGCTGGTTGTGGCCGCTGCTCCGACTCGTCCAGCCCCGCGGCGTCGTGTTCGCGGGCTGGGAGCGCGACGTGCCGTTCCGGATCGTCAACCGGACGGTCGGCGGCTCCGCCGTCGCCGTCCGCGAGCTCGACCTGCCCGACGGCACCTGGGTGATGCGTGACGACGTCGTGCGCTCGCCCGCCGGCGGCGTCACCGACCGCCTCGGTTCCCCCGTCACCCTGGCCGCCACCTTCGACGTCGCGGTCGACGGCGATGCGCTCGTGCTCACCAGTCGCACCCTGGGCGTCGCCCTCGGCCCGCTGAGGTTCGCGGCGCCCCGCCGCCTGAGTCCGGTCGTCCGGCTGCGCGAGTCCTTCGACGCCGCGAGCGGCCACCAGCGCGTCGACCTCGCCGTCGACCACCCCCTGCTCGGCCGCCTGTACGGCTACGGCGGCCTGTTCACTTATCGCATCGAGAAGGAGATCTCGTGA
- a CDS encoding WcbI family polysaccharide biosynthesis putative acetyltransferase, with protein sequence MSDEAARRRHYGRFYGELDEAVDGRPVGVVAGNCQAESLRLALGDEVDLVRTPPVHELVADDLPHLRRWLARSGVLITQPIHDDYHGLPLGSRQLAAALGAGAAVCRIPVVRFAGLYPFHAIVRPPSDTSLVPPLVAYHDLRLLGRAAGLEVPATATPEAVRAVAAESLDQLRRREEAHATVRIADLFERPTFDHMRTLNHPGNPVWVALAGRVAQALGLERIPPAPSRPLLTSVHAPREAAVIETWGLPDEPTDHWVVDGVVIEGEAVRAEHLAWYGRHPEVVRAGLDRHAAVLELLGAR encoded by the coding sequence GTGTCGGACGAGGCCGCTCGACGGCGCCACTACGGCCGGTTCTACGGCGAGCTGGACGAGGCCGTCGACGGCCGGCCCGTCGGCGTCGTGGCCGGGAACTGCCAGGCCGAGTCGCTGCGCCTCGCCCTGGGGGACGAGGTCGACCTCGTGCGGACCCCTCCCGTCCACGAGCTCGTCGCCGACGACCTCCCGCACCTGCGACGCTGGCTCGCCCGGTCGGGGGTGCTGATCACGCAGCCCATCCACGACGACTACCACGGTCTGCCGCTCGGCTCGCGGCAGCTGGCCGCCGCGCTCGGTGCCGGTGCGGCGGTGTGCCGCATCCCTGTGGTGCGGTTCGCCGGGCTGTACCCGTTCCACGCGATCGTCCGACCGCCGTCGGACACCTCGCTCGTCCCGCCGCTCGTGGCCTACCACGACCTGCGGCTGCTCGGCCGGGCGGCCGGCCTCGAGGTCCCCGCGACGGCGACGCCTGAGGCCGTGCGGGCCGTCGCGGCGGAGTCGCTGGACCAGCTCCGCCGCCGGGAGGAGGCGCACGCGACCGTGAGGATCGCCGACCTGTTCGAGCGGCCGACGTTCGACCACATGCGCACGTTGAACCACCCCGGCAACCCCGTCTGGGTCGCGCTCGCCGGCCGGGTCGCGCAGGCCCTGGGCCTCGAGCGCATCCCGCCCGCCCCGTCGCGGCCCCTGCTGACCTCCGTGCACGCTCCCCGCGAGGCCGCGGTCATCGAGACCTGGGGGTTGCCGGACGAGCCGACCGATCACTGGGTCGTGGACGGCGTGGTGATCGAGGGGGAGGCCGTCCGCGCCGAGCACCTGGCCTGGTACGGCCGCCATCCCGAGGTCGTGCGCGCCGGGCTCGACCGCCACGCCGCCGTGCTCGAGTTGCTGGGCGCCCGGTGA
- a CDS encoding glycosyltransferase, translating into MKAGSPSLRIVVVAPSRHPLGQPHPGGLEAAVWDRVAHLRRRGHHVQLVAAEGSDFLRNSPAAFRLPPTRWPAGSSSDTDYPPGYLELAQDALDRALHHLSRRSEEVDVVENHSLHALPLRWAPRLGIPVVTTLHTPPIEDMVEAIHAAGTALGPVLAVSSHTARSWLERGVHARVLPNAVDAARWQFGPGGPDLVWFGRIVPEKGPDVAIRAARLLGRRLVLAGRVGDVEYAERAIRPHLGDDVVHLGSLHQRDLARLVGSSACALVTPMWDEPFGLVLAEALCTGTPVAAFDRGGVSEVVAGSPGARLVAPGDVEALAAAVAAIEGPSSEVRRRIREHATRRFSLERQLDAVEAIHRTAMVTDPSWETAVSA; encoded by the coding sequence GTGAAGGCCGGGTCGCCTTCTCTGCGGATCGTCGTCGTCGCCCCCTCGCGGCACCCCCTGGGCCAGCCGCACCCGGGCGGCCTCGAGGCCGCCGTCTGGGACCGCGTCGCCCACCTGCGCCGACGCGGCCACCACGTGCAGCTCGTGGCCGCCGAGGGGTCGGACTTCCTGCGGAACTCCCCCGCCGCCTTCCGGCTGCCGCCGACCCGGTGGCCCGCGGGCTCGTCCTCCGACACGGACTACCCGCCGGGGTACCTCGAGCTGGCGCAGGACGCCCTCGACCGCGCGCTGCACCACCTCAGCCGCCGGTCGGAGGAGGTCGACGTCGTGGAGAACCACAGCCTGCACGCCCTCCCGCTCCGGTGGGCGCCGCGGCTGGGCATCCCCGTGGTCACGACGCTGCACACCCCGCCGATCGAGGACATGGTCGAGGCGATCCACGCCGCCGGCACCGCGCTCGGACCGGTGCTCGCCGTGAGCAGCCACACCGCTCGGTCCTGGCTGGAGCGCGGCGTGCACGCCCGCGTCCTTCCCAACGCCGTGGACGCCGCCCGCTGGCAGTTCGGTCCGGGCGGGCCCGATCTGGTGTGGTTCGGCCGGATCGTGCCCGAGAAGGGCCCGGACGTCGCGATCCGTGCCGCCCGCCTGCTCGGCCGACGGCTCGTGCTGGCGGGCCGGGTGGGAGACGTCGAGTACGCGGAGCGGGCGATCCGCCCGCACCTGGGCGACGACGTCGTGCACCTCGGTTCGCTCCACCAGCGCGACCTCGCTCGCCTCGTCGGGTCGAGCGCGTGCGCGCTCGTGACGCCGATGTGGGACGAGCCGTTCGGCCTCGTCCTGGCGGAGGCGCTCTGCACGGGCACCCCGGTCGCCGCGTTCGACCGCGGCGGGGTGAGCGAGGTCGTGGCCGGCTCGCCCGGCGCGCGGCTCGTCGCCCCCGGCGACGTCGAGGCGCTCGCGGCGGCGGTCGCGGCCATCGAGGGCCCCTCGTCGGAGGTGCGCCGCCGGATCCGCGAGCACGCCACGCGGCGGTTCTCGCTCGAGCGCCAGCTGGACGCCGTCGAGGCGATCCACCGCACGGCGATGGTGACCGACCCCTCGTGGGAGACGGCGGTGTCCGCGTGA
- a CDS encoding glycosyltransferase family 2 protein → MSATAVPPPWGRGVPGNRWDLVAAQPAVERTVSVVVAHYDQPEQLARTLTALRRQTWPQDLLEIVVADDGSPRTPVVPDGVRLVRQDDRGFRLAAVRNLGVTASSGDLLCFLDADTAPEPTYVERLVRLPSLLPEAVTVGRRRHADLAGTDPAEQVAAAAARHPLPEPSWLADAYRRSRNLLDADDRSYRFVIGAVTACSRWFFDRVGGFDETFESYGGEDWEWASRAWTTGAVLAHVDDAVAWHDGPEWAGRDEAEARRRKNAETLTLAGSIGVAGSRPHALIAPRTDVVVELASAAGPAAAFVAVDSMLAALPQARVVVPREVLDVFAADPRVVAEADERARVTVLVPTPQRVTDPVGLRAAVADVLAEPVDASGAPLGTVDLGGVVTVSSGRARLRERRWGEDAGWRREARPAPGLLPVPDEPDLEAYLGGWG, encoded by the coding sequence GTGAGCGCGACGGCGGTGCCGCCGCCCTGGGGCCGCGGGGTCCCGGGCAACCGGTGGGACCTCGTCGCGGCGCAGCCGGCCGTCGAGCGCACCGTCTCGGTCGTCGTCGCCCACTACGACCAGCCGGAGCAGCTCGCGCGCACGCTGACCGCCCTGCGGCGGCAGACGTGGCCCCAGGACCTGCTGGAGATCGTGGTGGCCGACGACGGTTCGCCCCGGACGCCCGTCGTCCCCGACGGCGTGCGGCTGGTGCGGCAGGACGACCGCGGGTTCCGGCTCGCGGCCGTCCGCAACCTCGGCGTCACGGCGAGCAGCGGCGACCTGCTGTGCTTCCTGGACGCCGACACGGCGCCGGAGCCGACCTACGTCGAGCGGCTCGTGCGGCTGCCCTCGCTGCTGCCCGAGGCCGTCACGGTGGGTCGCCGTCGGCACGCGGACCTGGCGGGCACCGACCCGGCGGAGCAGGTCGCCGCCGCCGCCGCGCGGCACCCCCTTCCGGAGCCGTCGTGGCTCGCGGACGCCTACCGGCGCTCGCGGAACCTGCTCGACGCCGACGACCGGTCCTACCGGTTCGTCATCGGTGCCGTCACGGCGTGCAGCCGGTGGTTCTTCGACCGCGTCGGAGGGTTCGACGAGACGTTCGAGTCCTACGGCGGCGAGGACTGGGAGTGGGCGTCGCGGGCGTGGACGACCGGGGCCGTGCTCGCGCACGTGGACGACGCCGTCGCCTGGCACGACGGACCGGAGTGGGCGGGCCGGGACGAGGCGGAGGCCCGACGTCGCAAGAATGCCGAGACCCTGACGCTCGCGGGGTCGATCGGGGTCGCGGGCTCCCGGCCGCACGCGCTGATCGCCCCGCGGACGGACGTCGTGGTCGAGCTCGCCTCGGCCGCCGGGCCCGCTGCCGCGTTCGTCGCCGTCGACAGCATGCTCGCGGCCCTGCCGCAGGCGCGGGTCGTCGTGCCGCGCGAGGTGCTGGACGTCTTCGCGGCCGATCCTCGCGTGGTCGCGGAGGCGGACGAGCGCGCCCGGGTGACGGTCCTCGTGCCGACGCCGCAGCGGGTGACCGACCCCGTTGGGCTGCGGGCCGCCGTCGCCGACGTCCTCGCGGAACCCGTCGACGCGTCGGGCGCCCCGCTGGGCACCGTCGACCTCGGGGGAGTGGTGACGGTCTCCTCGGGGCGGGCACGTCTGCGCGAGCGGAGGTGGGGCGAGGACGCGGGCTGGCGGCGCGAGGCGCGCCCCGCTCCCGGACTTCTCCCCGTGCCTGACGAGCCCGACCTCGAGGCCTACCTCGGCGGCTGGGGCTGA